The DNA window TCACCACACCTATGGCACTACAAAACTAGTTCAGCTAGTAGATTTAAGgtttaaaacaatacatttcacAGATTAAAAATCAGAACAGCGTCTTTAGTATCGATTTCACATGCACTGACAACAGGATGGGAAAGGCGAACATCCCGGATTACAACAAGGTTCTACATTTGGGTCTGATCGTTTATTGATTTCTGAAGGTGCCCAGACTAACTctgcttcaaatttcattctGATGTCatcaattttcttcaaaattgcACTATAAGCTGGATCTGTGTTCAAGTTATAAACTTCTGATGGGTCTGTGTTCAGATCATACAACAGCGGTGGAAAATGGGCCGTTCTTTTAGCTGTGGGACGGCAATCAAGGTCATGAGTAAAGTCACAGTTGTCACTTCCTTCTGTGAAGTAATGGGCTTTGTAGTGCTTGTGTCTCACTGCATAGATCGGATACAATGGGTCagcatatgcaaatatgtagaAAAATGTGTCTCTCTTGCTCTGTAAAATAGAAAAAATTTAATAgcaataataacaaaaaaaaattgaaaacaaaggtaCAGATTTTTATTTAGGGAGTGATAAACAGATGTAGATGAAATTTGTCTACAGCAGATCTACACTCATCAAATAAAGTTGAAACCTCCTGACACCTCATCTACAAAGTTCCAATGCAGTGACAGGCTGCTTCTATAGATTTGTCCACAGTAGACAAGATTTCATCAATGTACAGGGGCTTTGCAAATATATGCCTTCACATAAAAAGAAACCCTGTCTTTTTTACCTTTTCTTGTTGAAACAGCAATGGTCCAATATCTACACCATCCAGTGTAACATTTGGTAATGTTGCATTGACGAGGTTGGCTATGGTTGGTAAGAAATCTAGCGTACTAGCTAATTCCATTGTCCTACCAGGTTTGACTCTTCCTGGCCAATACGCAATAGCAGGCACACGCTGACCACCCTCATACGTAGTACCTTTACCACACTTCAATGGGCCTGCATTACCACCTCGATTTTCATTGCGAAGACTTGGTCTGAGAAGGAAATAGAAATAGACATAGggtgttatttgtttttttagaaatttaatATGATTATCTACTACTTCAAAACAGTCCCAAATTTTTTATTAATTGTCATGTATTTTTCAATGACATGAACAACTGAGCACActttattcattcaatgatgGCCACTTGTAGATGTTTGTGAAGTTAAAACTTGATGGGAGACATTGCGGCGAATGCACTGATGTCACTTTAagcaaaatattacataatgggtcacaaaatattcatgtattgtCTTTGCTTTCATATGAGAATTATATTTCCAAAATTTCAATGATAGGACACAACCTTCCAATGTAATAAACCCGACAATGGATTCATTGCAACAGCTCCCAGCTTTTTTTTTAAGCCAAACTTTCcatctgtatgtgtgtttttcATGATTAAATCTCTTGACTTGCGACAAATATTCTCAACTTTTTCCACATTAATGAAAGGGAAACGATACCATGTGAAGTCACTATGTTTtataaaaacttggatgttaaaCATTGAGACATAATGTGTTGTtgtcattcactttcacttatcggTACAAGCTGGCATTGATCAGAACTTAGGTAGAAGTGATGTATACTATAGGTCTTGCTAGGCAAATTGTTGTGGACTAGCTGtttatattgttattgtaaCTGTATAACAACAAGTGGTCAACAATATGTTTAACAGAAGTTGCCGAGAAAGACCTGTACATCATTTCTGCATAAGTTTGGATAGATGCCAGCtctgtactgataagtgaaagtgaatgcaTTTTACATATATCTTGTTTGACATCCAAATTTTTattaaacatagtgaattcacagAGAATCCTTccccttttaaaaaaataaaagaaagaaagatatgTCAGATCAGAGTTGTAACATACCCATTATCAGAGGTGAAGAGTAttaatgtattgttttctaCACCACTATCCCTAAGTTGTTGTATGACATGACCAATACCATAGTCCAACTCTGCTAATGAATCACCAAATGTTCCCCTTGAAGTGGAGTTCCTAAATTGCTTACTAGCAAACTGTGGATGATGCACATGATTGAAGGCATAATATAAAAAGAATGGTGTTTTCTTTGCTGCATTTGTTGAGATGAATGTAGTAGCTTGCTGGATGTATTTCTCTTCCAGCACAGTAAAGTCAGTGGGCTGCTcaattattttatcatctttataTAATGGACACCCAGGATAGTATAAATCACACTGATTAAAACATGGGTCATCGGGATAAAAACATTTGAGACATGGACAAAAGTCCTGAGAGTAGGGTATCCCATAATAACTATCAAATCCATAGTGGATTGGTGAGTATTCATTGTTCTTGCCCACACCTAAATGCCATTTGCCAACAATGCTTGTACTGTAACCTTTAGTCTTTAAAATTTGTGCCAGCGTTGTCTCATTGTGTGGTAGCCCTCCTGTAGACTCTGGTAGGAAAACTCCAGGCCATACACCAAGCCTTGGTGGTAGTCTACCTGTCAGTAATGAGGCTCtgaaatgatcaaaacaaaattgAGAGACGTTGTTAAAGAATTACAATCTTCAGAAAGACCTCTTTTTGTACCCTATTCCCAACTTGCAAGCAGTCTCAGCCAAGTGAAGGGGTACAGAAGACCTGGTcgaaatttcaaaaatacatataaataattgAAAAGAATGAATGTAAATGTACTGAATATGCCCCCAATACACAAACTATGTGTTGTTGACTGCTAGCTGTTAGTTACCCTCCCACTATATTTCCGCATGTGATCGATACCAATGTGCAATATCAGAATATCACACGGTACATACTTACCTTGACGGACTGCAAAGTGGGTTTGCAGTGTAAAACTGAGTAAAATGTAGTCCATTGTTGAAAAGATTATCAATGTTTGGGGTTTGACTAGTAGGGTGACCATAGCATGACAAGTCCCCATACCCAAGGTCATCAGCGAACAGAATAACGATGTTTGGACTCGGAGACTGTGCAGCTAACGAAATACTCCCACATAACCAAAGAGACAAAATAGTAATATATTCAGATCGAAAGCACCATGTTAAAACCATATTGACTATCCAAGAACACGCAATGGTTccagtattttatttatttaacttcaTATCGACGGGTACGGAAGGTGACAAGGTTAAGTCCCCATCAGGTGACAATCAGCTGATTTTAGACCACCTAGGTTCCTGAACAAAATACTGTGCACGTTACATAACgcactacaacttacaagcacGTCAACAGCTTTTGGGATGACTATTCAAATATACCTTTTACTTTATCATTAATCTTACATAAAAAGTATACGGAGCCGATAGCTTGCAAGTAGTTTTATACTGTTTATATCTTACAACGTAAAGGTATTTAGAAAGTTTATACGTAGACGAACTAaaaacttatagttatacatTTATTGCAAAAGATAGCAGAACTACTCTTAAAATTGTATCCCTTTGAATCTGGTAAACCTGAGGTCTAAGGAAAAGAATTTGTTTCTTAGCTGAGATGTGTACAAAGGAATGTATTTATTGCAAAACATATAGAATGTCACTTTGACATACATatcatgtgtattttaaaaatgtctcagtgtatgtttatattcaaaatatttttgaaatataaagttTTGTCATTTATTGGTTTCATTCTAAGTTCAATACTATATGAAAATTTATCTTTCAAATACCATAACATATCCAGTGACTTTCTGTTGCTgatgtttattttcatacatgTTGTGACCATggtatacaaaaatatacatgtatgtgtaagcaacattatttttgttgttaataTTCTGGATATGTTTTGTCATATTTGATTGAATAATACTGAAATGTatgttgtacaatatatatatatatatatatatatatatatatatatatatatatatatatatatatatatatatatatatatatatatatatatatatatatatatatatatatatatatatatatatgaaaaatgttattcatttttgttgttgctattttTCTGTATATGATGTGTCTTATCATATTTGATTGAATAGTGAACTGCCATACAATGATCTGTGGCATTGACAACAGGATGGAAAAGGTGAGCAACCTGGTGTACAACACGGTTCTACATATTTATCAACAGGTCTCAAAATTTCACTTTCAGCCCAGTCCATAGTTTCAACATGCTGAATATAAATCTGCCAAATTGTGTCCAATAACTCTTTATATTGAGGCAAAAAGCTTAGATTATACTGTTCTGATGGATCTAGGTGGAGATCATACAACAACGGTGGATCATGGCGGATGAGATTTGCTGAAGGGCGGCAATCTTTGTCGGGATATTGTGCACCACACATAGGAGCCCCCTGTGTGTAGTAGTGTGCTTTATACTGCTGGTATCTGACAGCATAAACTCCAATTTCTTTCTCTGGTTTTTCGTAATAATAGaaaaatgtgtctctttggctctgaaataaaacagaaatgGTGGTATTATATTGGtattaaaagtgaaacaaaTAAAGTACCCTCAAAACCTCAAGCCTTATGCTAGTAtgaaggatatatatatatatatatatatatatatatatatatatatatatatatatatatatatatatatatatatatatatatatatatatatatatatatatatatatatatatatggcatgGTAAATGTGCCcatttatagtttatttctgaggttcAATTTACATTAACACAAATCATTTGACATTGTTTTCATTCATACCTTTCCTTCTTCAAATAATACTGGACTCATGTCCATGCCATCAAGTGTAACATTTGGTAATGGTGCTCCAACCAGTTTGGCCAATGTAGGTAGAAGATCCAGAGTACTGGCCAACTCTGGTGTTCTTTTTCCAGACTTGATTCTTCCTGGCCAATATGCTATAGCAGGAACGCGTTGACCACCTTCATATGTAGTACCTTTACCACACTTCAGTAGACCTGCAGCACCTCCTCTGACTTCATTCACAGTGCTTGGGCTACAATGATAaacaaagtttttaaaataGGTATAAAAGTAGTCACAAAATTTGCATCTTTTAGATCACAATCACTTTCCTGCACATAAACCTTCATTTTGGAAGTAATCATGCattcaaaatttgtcaaaacatatcaacttgCACTATCAGTCATAGATAGTTAAAATTAATCACAGTTTCCTATGTTTTTCTCGGGGTTACATGTCAAAAGTATGGTGCAATGCGTAGAAATCTACTCATGGCCAAAAACAACCATCAGTTTTATACCAAGCAGttcaagtttataaaaaaaaatgagattttttttttttttttttcaagtaccatgTATAATCCTTGGGTATATCTTGGTTTGATCTGTTGTCTTGAATTCATTTGCTTCTTCGCTAATATTGCGCAGTAAAATAATGGTAAAATACAGCGATTGTCCATCTCATTTGTGAATGtcagctccccccccccccaacaacaacaacagaatgtTAACCAAGCAAAATGGGACAGAAAGAGGAGCAAATCAGTACAAGAGAACACATAAAACCCACTGTTTGGTAGGACATTCTGAGTGTAAGATTATATATACCCATTGTCTGAGGAGAAAAACACAAGAGTGTTTTCAGCTATTCCTTGATTGTGCAGTTCTTCCAGAACTTGTCCAACACTCCAGTCAACTTCAGCTAAGGAATCTCCAAAGACACCTCGCAGAGTTGAATTCCGAAACTGTTTCCCAGCAAACTGTGGAGCATGACAGTGCTGAAATGCATAGTATAGGAAAAATGGATTCTTTTCCTTGGATTTTGTAGCAATGAAGTTTCTTGCTGCTGTAGCGTATCTCTCATTCAATGTCAATAAATCAACTGGTTGGTCTATGATTTCAGTGTTGTAATACAATGGACACCCAGTAAAGTATGGCTTGCAGGGTATAAAACAAGGTGCATCTGGCCAAAAACATGTGATGCAAGGACACTGGGCATGAGTGTATGGAATCCCAAAGTAGTAATCAAATCCAAAATTTGTAGGTAAATATTTATGATTCTTTCCAACTCCAAGGTGCCACTTTCCTATCATTCCAGTTTGATAGCCTTGTTGTTTCAGCATTTTGGCAATGGTTGTTTCGTTCAATGGAAGACCACCAGTGCAATTAGCTTGGAATACTCCTGGATAGACACCAGTTCGTGGTGGTAAACGACCAGTCAATAATGATGCCCTGTTTGAGTAACAGTCAAGAACATTAATTGTATTATTGATGAGTATGAAGAAATAACGTTATCTGGTAACTTAGCTGCAATAATCTATCTAAATTAAATCAATATGCAAAACAAAAAATCTTCATAAAGAACACAGTGAGTGGCCATTACAATAATGATCCAACCAACCTTGACGGACTACAAACTGGGCTTCCAACATAAAACTGAGTGAATAGCAACCCATCTGAAGCAAGTTTGTCTAGATTTGGGGTGGACGACGTGGGGTGACCGTAACATCCTAAGTCTCCGTACCCTACATCATCAGCGAAAAGGACAACTACATTGGGATTACGATTTGAAGAAAGGGTGACGATGGGAAATATGCACAAAACAACGAATAGCCCAAGGCAGTACATGATGATGCATGAGGGACGGGTACAGTACACAACAACACGTCCGAGCGCTAGCGAGCAATACAACAACTGAACGGAAATAAAGCCCCTTATCTTAGTCATAAAAGAGTGTCCTTGTACATAACCGGATCCTTATGGAGGGAATACCAGAAAACGTCTGTGGTCTAATCCTGCAGACAAAACCACAGACCACTTGATTGTTCGGGTTAAAAAACGGCAACCGTAGCAATACGACAAACGAACAAACCAAGACAAATAAAGCAATCCACCGTTGCATTGCATTATTTATGCTAGATTTGCTTCTCCCTTGCAGCTATTTCCAAAAGACATCCTCGGAAAGTGTATAACACGTCAGCTGTTCTGAAACTGCAAACCGTAAAATTATCATGAACTTTAACAGTGTTGTACTCAAAATGTAGTGATATCTAGATAACATTTGCAGTAATCCATAATTTGATAATAGATGCAGAAAGATTCTGTAATGTATCTACTACTTCAATAATTCACATTTGAGTACATCACTGTCATCAGGTTATCTATGCACTAAATATAGTTATCATTGGCAGGCCTGTTTTTAATATTATGGTATCACATATCGcatatttatgtttgtttttcactgtcatgatttgttttatttgtatttatttatttatttatttatttatgtatgtatgtatgtatgtatgtatgtatgtatgtatgtatgtatgtatgtatgtatgtatgtatgtatgtatgtatgtatgtatgtatgtatgtatgtatgtatgtatgtatgtatgtatgtatgtatgtatgtatgtatgtatgtatgtatgtatgtatgtatgtatgtatgtatgtatgtatgtatgtatgtatgtatcctcATTCTTTATtctaattatatatgtatgtatatgctttggtttggtagttctccttttggaggatgtggtggccctgaaaaggaccgtttggtttgtgtatgctGAGCATACGATTTACTTGGAGCTGGTGTACTTAGTGACGGCTTTGGTACCCTCACTGACGGCGTGCTTGGCAAGCTCACCGGGCAACAAGAGACGTACAGCAGTCTGGATCTCTCTGCTGGTGATGGTGGATCTCTTGTTGTACTGGGCCAGGCGGGAAGCTTCAGCTGCAATACGCTCAAAGATATCATTGACGAAGCTGTTCATGATAGACATGGCTTTTGAAGAAATACCAGTATCAGGGTGGACCTGTTTCATGACTTTGTAGATGTAGATACCATAGCTTTCCTTTCTACGTCTCTTTCTTTTCTTGTCACCACTTCGTACAGCTTTAGCCTGACCGGCTTTCTTGGCAGCTTTTCCACTTCCTTTGGGAGGCATGTTTGAAATACTCGTATGATGTTGGTCAGAGTTTGATGTGTTGAAACAGTGGAAACAGTTGCCTTTTTATAGCCAAAGAAATGCAAATGACggattctgaaagtgttattgcTGGGAAGAAGTGTTAGGCGGGAAAAGCAAATTCAATAGAAAATTATCACTTTCTACTATTGCCTTTAGCTTCGCGCCAAATCAGTCTTTGTCATTGTAAATTACTACCTGTTCCTTGTTATGATTGGCCAAAGTTGACTGTAACCAGAATCTTAGCTTTTGCTATAAATTTGGAGGATTTCCGAGCCATATCATTCATTGTAACATCGACGTAGTCACCACCCTCGAAAAACCAACAACCAACAATCCCATTATGTCTGGACGTGGTAAAAGTGGCAAAGCCAAAGGCAAGGCAAAGAGTCGTTCAAGCAGAGCTGGCCTGCAGTTTCCAGTCGGTCGTGTCCACCGTTTCCTTCGTAAAGGCAACTACGCTCAACGTGTTGGTGCTGGTGCCCCAGTCTACTTGGCTGCCGTTCTCGAATACTTAGCCGCTGAAATCCTTGAGTTGGCTGGAAATGCCGCCCGTGACAACAAGAAGACCAGAATCATTCCACGTCACTTGCAACTGGCTGTCCGTAATGACGAAGAATTGAACAAACTGATGGGTGGTGTCACCATTGCCCAGGGTGGTGTATTGCCAAACATCCAGGCAGTACTTTTACCAAAGAAGACTCAATCCAAAAAGTAAATCGTATGCCCAGCCATCCACAAACCAAACGGTCCTTTTCAGgaccaccacatcctccaaaaagagaactacctaAACTTCACGCAAAGACACGTTTcttttccattgttttttttgtgtgccTATCATTtgccattttaaaatcaaaacttattcaagttattttgGTTATTCCTATACCTGGGTGGTttattcacacacaaaaaaaacatgcatATGATCTATGATATGATGTGTTGGAAAAAATCGGGTATTTGTTTATGTCAAGATGTAAATCTCCAAGGGGGAAATTCATGTGATAGTCTAAAACATATTAGTCTATTCTTTACATATACATGCTGTTCGAAATTTTCACAGCTGTGATACCGATCTTTGGGTAGTGGCTAACAATGCACATAATAAATGTTTCTGTTGTAACACATCTTCATGCATTTTCTATAGACTCACAGACAATGGAAATATAGAATAAAAGATTCTTCGCTGTTGGCACACTCCTGTTAGTAACGACTTCCCACACCAACGAGTcttcataatatattcattcgATCACAGTTTACATGTTACTTATCTGTGATGTAACATAGGACAAGACATACGGGAGCCTTCAGAACGGGCTGTAGTAGGGGGGAAGGTCCCGGGGAAATCAGGACCATCACCGTCAAAATCATCACAATTTAAATACTACTACTAGGTAATCTATAGCAAATATTTTATCACGGGTGCAGAGAGCGTGTAATTGATatgatcgatcgatttattgattatttgattaaatggtgaaataaaacttttcCATCTTTCTCTCATAcagctgtatataattatctctttattgactaagtCATAGACTCTCCATCtatgactaaataaagacaccttgtccacTCTTCTATCTAAAAacaatttgctttatctcttatcttacGGGAGACTATCACACCGAACAAACACTCAGCCATGCAAAACTAGTATATTCGGAGAGCTCACTGATTccctaatataatataatgatcaCATTTTGAAAACGTTAAATATGGTTACAGTGCAGTGTCAAAACCCTTTGAAAATCAAAACTCAATCAATGTTGAATTACCTTTATCAGTCTCTTCATAGTCTAGACCCTCCagatggtggagggtctatggtctctTCCTGGAAAGATTCACTTGTTTATCTATGTATGCTGTGGACCATTTTGAATACCAAATGCAGATGAAATCAGGGGAGTGATATTTGGGAGTTGGTATGCAATATACTACCAACtcctttttttttggggggggggagatttaGCATTACAATATACTACTCCTTTTTTGGATCTACCTACAAGTGAAAGTGAACGAAACCAACACATTTTCTCCCGttaacatccaagtttttattaaacacagtgaattcacaaggtatcctTTCcctttaaaaactacagttaaaCCATTATTGCAACTTTTACTTCAAATTTAGCACCTTAATGCCTTACTTTGCACTTCAAGGCACACTTAAAGAACACATttccatataatatatattccttACACATTTACAACTTTTAAAAACTATATCTCTCTTGTGCCACTGGCAATaccaaaaatatacataaaataaaccTGTGTGAGATTGGTTATACAAATCATCTAGACCTGCTCATGTTCTCACAATACTCTTATAATCAATAGTATTTTAATTACTGGCCATTTCCTACAAAATTATACAAAGTAATCCTCTCATTATTAGATAAAAGAACtagtttattttcactttttggAATGAAATATCTACTGGTGCAGCATAAAAATCTTGTTCCCTGTAAAACAATAGCTTGTCCAATGATAGACATGCCTTTTGAATCTGGGAAATAAagcattatatttattttaagtacATCAAACATAACCCTTTACACAGCACCAGTAACCTGAGTAACAAAACCCATGCTATGCACAGAATATAAAGATGTGAGTTACATAGATTGATTTTGGTAATATTTTACTTTGGCTATATGCTCTTTTTCAAAGAGTGAATCAATATTTTTGCATTAAACATACAATACAGTAGGTTTGAAAGACAGACAATTTGCTCTTGAGCAAGTTAAACTCATCTAAATTGTGATGCTGGTCAAAGTCACCCTAAACATTCCTTTAATATGATGGTTAACAATTTAAACATGATATTTGCCTACTTCTgccatgcacaaaccaagttagttattgtctttgaactgaaaatatggATCATATACCCTGGATTAtctataccctggttgttccaCGTCACAATAATGTGTGTCTATATCATTGGTTCTATGGCATttgaaacacaaatgaaaacattccacatcaccattatttttcccaatttttcataaattatgcttgaggaggaaTAATaaactcatgacctaagggttttcgTCATcactcatctagcaactcatagaGGCAAGGTCCTTGAATCATACTCTCCTTGGCTAAATGTGGCAATTTCCCTTCACGACTTCAAGATTATTTTCAGGAACAAGAACAACATGATGGAAATGGTTTACAACCAGGATTACAGCAAGGTTCTACATTTTTATCACTTGGTCTGTTCATCTGACTTTCTCCCCACACCAACCCTGCTTCAAACTTCTTCTTAATCTCATCAATTTTTTCTAAGATTGGTAGATATTCCTGGTCACTACTCAGATTGTAGATTTCTGATGGATCCACGTTTAGATCATACAGTAGTGGTGGGATATGTTGGGTGAGGTTTGTAGAAGGACGACAATCTTTGTCTGGGTTGTTAGGACCTGATGTTCCTGATCCTTGAGTGTAATAGTGAGCTTTGTACTGCTTATATCTTACTGCATACACACCCGGATCTGGTCTAGCGTCACTGAAAAAGTAGAAGAAAGTTTCTCTCGGACTCTGAAAGTAAATATTGGAAAAACAGTGTTAACTGTTTGTTGTGAACACAGTGATGACAAGACAGTATCTATTCTATAACATGCTTATGACATGTATGAGTGTGACCTACAACCAATGTTTCTTAAATGGTGAAGGCAATGGACAAGGTGACTTTAGATGTTGCATTTGTTGACCACTGTCTAGAAACAGTTCAGACTAAGAATATCCATAGTGGTGAACTGTGATTCCAGATGAAAATCAACTGTAAATGAAGTTCAAATCtttcaaacaaaacatatcTCACATTATTTAAACTTACATGGTGCCATCTAGTACTGTAACTATGACCGAGTTATGAGCCGAGTTGGAAAACAAATTCAGCAACTGACCTTTTCCTGTTGAAACAACAATGGTCCAATATCCACACCATCCAGTGTAACAGTTGGTAATGTTGCATTGACGAGGTTGACTATGGTTGGTAAGAGATCCAGAGTACTAGCTAATTCCATTGTCCTACCAGGTTTGACTCTTCCTGGCCAATATGCTATAGCAGGCACACGGTGACCACCCTCGTACGTAGTACCTTTACCACACTTCAGTAGACCTGCATTACCACCCCTGACCTCTCTCAGCAAACTTGGTCTGAAAGCCAATCACAAATATATCTCATGATTGATTCTTCAACAATATATGTAGACAGGTCACTTTTGACAGAAGTGTATAAGTAAAGGATAGACAACAAGGTGCGTAATACCATGGCTCCAATTATGGTGATGACTTGATGGTATTCACTAAACACTGCACTCACATCTCTTAGTTTCAACTTGCACCCAAATTCACACTCAACCCATCAATGTGGTATTAGACTTGATAACTCTAAAGGTTGGGggattacattatttcatttagaaAGTTACATTTACTGATGTGAGGAACTCACCCATTATCAGATGTAAAGAATATAAAAGTGTTATCTTCTATATTCTGTGCTCTAACCTCTTCGATGATCTGTCCAACTGCCCAATCCAACTCTGCCAAGGAATCACCAAAAGTTCCACGTAAAGTGGTATTTCTAAATGCTTTACTAGCAAACTGTGGGTGATGTGTATGTTGCAATGGATAGTACAGAAAGAAAGGCTTTCCAGCCTGTGCATTCTTAGAAATGAAATCCCTTGCTTCATTGCTGTACCTTTCAGTTAATGTGGTCAAATCTACAGGTTGTTCAAATATTGTAGTATTGTGATA is part of the Glandiceps talaboti chromosome 2, keGlaTala1.1, whole genome shotgun sequence genome and encodes:
- the LOC144444838 gene encoding uncharacterized protein LOC144444838, with amino-acid sequence MYCLGLFVVLCIFPIVTLSSNRNPNVVVLFADDVGYGDLGCYGHPTSSTPNLDKLASDGLLFTQFYVGSPVCSPSRASLLTGRLPPRTGVYPGVFQANCTGGLPLNETTIAKMLKQQGYQTGMIGKWHLGVGKNHKYLPTNFGFDYYFGIPYTHAQCPCITCFWPDAPCFIPCKPYFTGCPLYYNTEIIDQPVDLLTLNERYATAARNFIATKSKEKNPFFLYYAFQHCHAPQFAGKQFRNSTLRGVFGDSLAEVDWSVGQVLEELHNQGIAENTLVFFSSDNGPSTVNEVRGGAAGLLKCGKGTTYEGGQRVPAIAYWPGRIKSGKRTPELASTLDLLPTLAKLVGAPLPNVTLDGMDMSPVLFEEGKSQRDTFFYYYEKPEKEIGVYAVRYQQYKAHYYTQGAPMCGAQYPDKDCRPSANLIRHDPPLLYDLHLDPSEQYNLSFLPQYKELLDTIWQIYIQHVETMDWAESEILRPVDKYVEPCCTPGCSPFPSCCQCHRSLYGSSLFISLAAQSPSPNIVILFADDLGYGDLSCYGHPTSQTPNIDNLFNNGLHFTQFYTANPLCSPSRASLLTGRLPPRLGVWPGVFLPESTGGLPHNETTLAQILKTKGYSTSIVGKWHLGVGKNNEYSPIHYGFDSYYGIPYSQDFCPCLKCFYPDDPCFNQCDLYYPGCPLYKDDKIIEQPTDFTVLEEKYIQQATTFISTNAAKKTPFFLYYAFNHVHHPQFASKQFRNSTSRGTFGDSLAELDYGIGHVIQQLRDSGVENNTLILFTSDNGPSLRNENRGGNAGPLKCGKGTTYEGGQRVPAIAYWPGRVKPGRTMELASTLDFLPTIANLVNATLPNVTLDGVDIGPLLFQQEKSKRDTFFYIFAYADPLYPIYAVRHKHYKAHYFTEGSDNCDFTHDLDCRPTAKRTAHFPPLLYDLNTDPSEVYNLNTDPAYSAILKKIDDIRMKFEAELVWAPSEINKRSDPNVEPCCNPGCSPFPSCCQCM
- the LOC144448977 gene encoding histone H2A, which translates into the protein MSGRGKSGKAKGKAKSRSSRAGLQFPVGRVHRFLRKGNYAQRVGAGAPVYLAAVLEYLAAEILELAGNAARDNKKTRIIPRHLQLAVRNDEELNKLMGGVTIAQGGVLPNIQAVLLPKKTQSKK
- the LOC144444848 gene encoding arylsulfatase A-like, with amino-acid sequence MAAHCSRRIITHTCISLLYGIFVTSQVLIIAAFARSPNRNPNILIIFADDLGYGDLSCYGHPTSVSPNFDKLASDGLLFTQFYSANSVCSPSRAALLTGRLPPRTGMWPGVFWPTSSGGLPRNETTIAALLKPLGYRTGIIGKWHLGVGKNQMYLPTNYGFDSYYGIPYSHDMCPCLKCFYPGDACWDKCAPGYTSCPLYHNTTIFEQPVDLTTLTERYSNEARDFISKNAQAGKPFFLYYPLQHTHHPQFASKAFRNTTLRGTFGDSLAELDWAVGQIIEEVRAQNIEDNTFIFFTSDNGPSLLREVRGGNAGLLKCGKGTTYEGGHRVPAIAYWPGRVKPGRTMELASTLDLLPTIVNLVNATLPTVTLDGVDIGPLLFQQEKSPRETFFYFFSDARPDPGVYAVRYKQYKAHYYTQGSGTSGPNNPDKDCRPSTNLTQHIPPLLYDLNVDPSEIYNLSSDQEYLPILEKIDEIKKKFEAGLVWGESQMNRPSDKNVEPCCNPGCKPFPSCCSCS